In Candidatus Effluviviaceae Genus I sp., the genomic stretch AGTGGCGCCCTCTCACGACCGCGGAGCTCGGGGCGCTCCGGCAGGCCGTGGGCCTGGCCGCCCCACGGGAAACACCTTGCCCGCCCGACCGCTCTCCGCTATAATCCGTCGCGTGGCGTGAAGAGGCAAGACACCAACTGGACCGACCTCTTAACCCATCCTGAGTCGCTGGACGAGGGCAACAAGCCTGATCATCGCGATCGACGGGCCGGCAGCCTCGGGCAAGAGCACGACGGCGAAGCTCGTGGCCGACCGGCTGGGATTCGTCTATCTGGACAGCGGCGCGATGTACCGCGCCGCGGCGCTCCGCGCGCTGCGCCTGCGCGTTCCCATGGACGACCACGCAGCGCTGGCGAAGGCGGCCGAGGGCGCGGTCATCGAGCTCTCCGCGGCCGGGCGCGGGCCGGTGCTTCTCGACGGCGAGGACGTCACGGACGCCATCAGGGCGCCCGAGGTGTCCGAGGCGTCCTCGATCATGTCCGCGGTGCCCGCGGTGCGGCGCGCGCTGGTCAGGCAGCAGCGTGCCTTCGCGGCCGCCGCGGACTGCGTGGTCGAGGGAAGGGACATCGGGACGGTCGTCTTCCCGGACGCGGACCTCAAGGTCTTCCTCACGGCGTCGCTCGCCGAGCGCGCCAGACGGAGGGTGGCCGACCTCGCGGCGCGGGGCACACCGGGGGACCTCGCGGCGGTCGAGTCCGAGATCGCCGAGCGCGACCGACGCGACTCGAGCCGCGAGGACAGCCCGCTCAGGAGGGCACAGGGCGCGGTCGAGATCGACACGACCGGCCTGTCGATCGAGCAGCAGGTCGAGGCGGTCGCGCGGATCGCGCGGCAGCGCATGGCGGGACGCCCGCGCGGGGATGGAAGCGCGTGAGACCGCACTACCGGATCGGGTGGCTCGCGCTCCGGACCCTCGTCTGGCTCGTGTGGGGCGTGAGAGGCCGCGGAGCGGACCGGATGCCCGCGAGCGGGCCCGTGCTCGTCGCGTGCAACCACATCTCGAACTGGGACCCGGTCCTCGTCGGCCTGGCCTGCCGGAGGGAGCTCCACTTCCTGGCCAAGGACGGGCTCTTCCGGAACCGCGTCTTCGGCCGGCTCATCAGGGCCTACAACGCGCTGCCCGTCAGGCGCGGCGGGCTCGACCGGAGGGCGCTCTCGCTCGCCATCGGCATCCTCAGGCGGGGCGACGCGCTCCTGGTGTTCCCGGAGGGGACGCGCAGCAGGAGCGGAGAGGTCGGCGAGGCGAGGCACGGCGCGGCGTACATGGCGAGCGCGGGGGGGGCCGTCGTGGTGCCCGCCGCCGTCGCCGGGTCGAACGAGCTGGGGCGCGCCTTCCTCCGCCGGCGACGCGTGCGGGTGGCGTTCGGCGGCGCGATCGAGGCCGGCGCAGGCTCGCGCGCGGAGTACGAAGCGCTCACGAACCGCATCATGGCCGCGATCGGAGAGCTTCGGAGGGAGCTGCAGGAGCCGTGAAGGTGACCGTGGCGCAGGGCGCCGGGTTCTGCTTCGGGGTCAAGAGGGCCCTCAAGATCGCCTTCGAGGCTGCCCGGAGGGGCGACGGTCCGGTGGTGACGCTCGGGCCCATCATCCACAACCCGCAGGTCGTGGCGAAGCTCGAGGAGGAGGGGCTCTCGGTCGTCGGCGATCTCTCGGGCCTCGCGCCGGGCGCCACGCTCGTCGTGCGGTCCCACGGACTCGGGCGCGCCGTCCTGGAGGAGGCGTCCCGTTGCGGCCTGCGCATCGTGGACGCGACCTGCCCGTTCGTGAAGGAAGCGCAGGAGCGGGCCGCGCAGCTCGAGCGCGAGGGGTACGCGGTCGTCGTGGTGGGCGAGGAGCGCCATCCCGAGGTCCTGTCCATCACGGGCAGCCTCGAGCGACCGGCGACGGTCGTGGACGGGCCTCGCGGGCTCGAGGGCGCGCCGCCGTCGGGGCGCGTGGGCGTGGTCTGTCAGACGACGCAGCCCCTCGGGCACCTCAAGGCGGTGGTCGAGCGGCTCCTTGACGGGACCGAGGAGCTCAAGGTCTTCAACACGATCTGCCGGGCGACGTCGGAACGGCAGCGCAGCGCGCTCGACCTGGCGCGCGACGTGGATGTGATGCTGGTCGTGGGCGGGAAGGACAGCGCGAACACCAGGCGCCTCTGGGAGCTCTGCAGGGAAGCGGGGCGGGACGCCTACCACATAGAGACAGCCGACGAACTCGAGCCCGCGTGGTTCGAGGGGAAGAAGGAGGTGGGAATCACCGGGGGCGCGTCGACGCCCCAGTGGATCATCGACGAGGTGGTCCTGGCAGTGGAGAGCATGTGAAACCCAGGTCCGCGCAGCGCGGGCCGCATCGCTGAAGACGATTCCCGAGAGGAGAGGTGTCACGGAATGTTGGACGACAAGGGCATCGGGAGAGACCGGGGCGGCCTCCCGTACGACGACGACGATGACGACGATTCGGAGGAGCGGGGCGGCCGCAAGCGCAGCGCCGAGCCCAAGCCCCTGCCGAAGCTCACGGACGACGAGCTCGAGGAACTGGGGTACTCGCGCGAGGACTACGAGCAGATGGCGGAGCTGTACGACACCACGCTCCGGTCCATCGACGAGGGCGAGCTCGTGAAGGGCACCGTTCTTTCGGTCACGGACTCCGAGGTCATGGTGGACATCGGGTTCAAGTCCGAGGGACGCATCCCGCTCGAGGAGTTCCCCGACCCGAGCGAGCTCAAGCCGGGGGTCCAGATCAGCGTGCTCCTCGAGGCCACCGAGGACCAGGACGGCGAGCTCAGGATCTCGAAGAGGAAGGCCGACTTCCTTCAGGTGTGGGACAAGATCAAGGAAGCGCACGACGAGCAGCGGATCGTCGAGGGCATCCCGAAGCGCCGGATCAAGGGCGGTCTCAAGGTCGACCTCTTCGGCGTCGAGGCGTTCCTGCCGGGCTCGCAGGTGGCCCTGCGCAGGATCCCCAACCTCGAGGAGCTGCTCGGGCAGCGGCTCGAGTTCAAGATCCTCAAGGTCAACAAGCGGAGAAGGAACATCGTGGTGTCGCGCCGCGTCGTCCTCGAGGACGAGCGCACGCGCAAGAAGTCCACGCTGCTTCAGGAGCTTCAGGTCGGCCAGATCCGCCAGGGCATCGTGAAGAACATCACGGACTTCGGCGCGTTCGTGGACCTGGGCGGCATCGACGGCCTTCTCCACATCACGGACATGAGCTGGGGACGCATCCGGCACCCATCCGAGCTCGTGGCGATCAGCGACGAGCTGACTGTCAAGGTGCTGTCGTTCGACCCCGAGAGGGAGCGGATCTCGCTCGGTCTCAAGCAGCTGGCGCAGTATCCGTGGGAGAACGTGGAGGACGAGTTCTCCGTGAACTCGCGGGTCCGCGGCAAGGTCGTCTCCATCACCGACTACGGCGCGTTCGTGGAGCTCAAGGAGGGCGTGGAGGGCCTCATCCACATCTCGGAGATGTCCTGGACGCAGCACGTGCGGCACCCGTCGAAGATCCTGGGCATCGGCGACATCGTCGAGGTCAAGGTCCTGTCGGTGAACAAGGGCGAGGAGAAGATCTCGCTCTCGCTCAAGCGGACCGAGAGCGACCCGTGGCAGGACCTCGACACGAAGTACCCGGTGGGCACGAGGATCGAAGGGCGCGTCCGCAACCTCACGGACTTCGGCGCGTTCGTCCAG encodes the following:
- a CDS encoding (d)CMP kinase, whose protein sequence is MIIAIDGPAASGKSTTAKLVADRLGFVYLDSGAMYRAAALRALRLRVPMDDHAALAKAAEGAVIELSAAGRGPVLLDGEDVTDAIRAPEVSEASSIMSAVPAVRRALVRQQRAFAAAADCVVEGRDIGTVVFPDADLKVFLTASLAERARRRVADLAARGTPGDLAAVESEIAERDRRDSSREDSPLRRAQGAVEIDTTGLSIEQQVEAVARIARQRMAGRPRGDGSA
- a CDS encoding 1-acyl-sn-glycerol-3-phosphate acyltransferase: MRPHYRIGWLALRTLVWLVWGVRGRGADRMPASGPVLVACNHISNWDPVLVGLACRRELHFLAKDGLFRNRVFGRLIRAYNALPVRRGGLDRRALSLAIGILRRGDALLVFPEGTRSRSGEVGEARHGAAYMASAGGAVVVPAAVAGSNELGRAFLRRRRVRVAFGGAIEAGAGSRAEYEALTNRIMAAIGELRRELQEP
- the ispH gene encoding 4-hydroxy-3-methylbut-2-enyl diphosphate reductase — its product is MKVTVAQGAGFCFGVKRALKIAFEAARRGDGPVVTLGPIIHNPQVVAKLEEEGLSVVGDLSGLAPGATLVVRSHGLGRAVLEEASRCGLRIVDATCPFVKEAQERAAQLEREGYAVVVVGEERHPEVLSITGSLERPATVVDGPRGLEGAPPSGRVGVVCQTTQPLGHLKAVVERLLDGTEELKVFNTICRATSERQRSALDLARDVDVMLVVGGKDSANTRRLWELCREAGRDAYHIETADELEPAWFEGKKEVGITGGASTPQWIIDEVVLAVESM
- a CDS encoding 30S ribosomal protein S1; protein product: MLDDKGIGRDRGGLPYDDDDDDDSEERGGRKRSAEPKPLPKLTDDELEELGYSREDYEQMAELYDTTLRSIDEGELVKGTVLSVTDSEVMVDIGFKSEGRIPLEEFPDPSELKPGVQISVLLEATEDQDGELRISKRKADFLQVWDKIKEAHDEQRIVEGIPKRRIKGGLKVDLFGVEAFLPGSQVALRRIPNLEELLGQRLEFKILKVNKRRRNIVVSRRVVLEDERTRKKSTLLQELQVGQIRQGIVKNITDFGAFVDLGGIDGLLHITDMSWGRIRHPSELVAISDELTVKVLSFDPERERISLGLKQLAQYPWENVEDEFSVNSRVRGKVVSITDYGAFVELKEGVEGLIHISEMSWTQHVRHPSKILGIGDIVEVKVLSVNKGEEKISLSLKRTESDPWQDLDTKYPVGTRIEGRVRNLTDFGAFVQLEEGMDGLVHISDMSWTKRIKHPSELLHRGQKVDVMVLSIDKERHRISLGIKQCKENPWAKLAEQYAVGTHVDGKVSRIHKSGIVVDLPDEVEGFVPMSHLALPDISRVELRFAPGDPLPVEVIEVSPENRRIVLSVKSYMDRQPEDVIAAYVAAHDIRPELVAAQSEQADEAGREPAAEDAEAAPEEPAEERAEESVTRPEPEPELEAAAEVAETEVRQPEPEGGDAGAPREAGA